The Rhodanobacter thiooxydans genome window below encodes:
- a CDS encoding GtrA family protein: MFLRSITLNDGVRRTFFFLLAGGTGFLLYFCISMVLHYGFRVGEVVSAIFGTLLPIPPTFWMQRRLTFQSDTPKRQALPRYAVLQLGNAAVVSGLTALGTKMGLSGGLIFLIAGVTGALISYVVQSKLVFHEN, from the coding sequence ATGTTCCTCCGATCGATCACCTTGAATGATGGCGTCCGCCGAACCTTCTTCTTTCTTCTAGCAGGTGGTACGGGATTCCTACTCTATTTTTGCATTTCGATGGTTTTGCATTATGGGTTTCGCGTCGGCGAGGTCGTTTCGGCGATCTTTGGAACTTTACTGCCGATCCCGCCGACATTCTGGATGCAGCGCCGGCTCACGTTCCAAAGTGATACGCCAAAGAGACAGGCGCTTCCGCGCTATGCGGTGCTCCAGCTGGGCAATGCGGCAGTCGTCTCGGGGCTCACCGCATTGGGAACAAAAATGGGACTGTCGGGGGGCCTGATATTCCTCATCGCGGGAGTCACAGGCGCTTTGATTTCCTATGTCGTACAGTCAAAGCTGGTGTTTCACGAAAACTAA
- a CDS encoding sensor histidine kinase translates to MAFLAFGVVLSSLFAAVALTSMADFERILMTELLQVETSNLIAHLHTQPSTPLPASQRIYAYVSRASDRHDVPAEMAALPPGTHILDREGDRETYVAVSDDGTQRLYFVIDLSDIAQRETFLRWLMAGVILIGTLVSGALGLLLAGRLIAPVQRLAQWVEASAPPRRDDRLRTHFANDEVGALAVAFEHYQARLDAFLTREREFTADTSHELRSPLSVIQASVDLLAEDATVGPSGQRAIQRVRRRTAELTDLLDTLLYLARHETEVAIVAEPIPVRATWQRLVDAQTMPPSTPVQLHGDASITVLAPQRAVTLVFGQLLRRAGELSDGAVVSIVIASTGIELSPWPQVGEMTNARIDQRRSDNGFGLSLISRLCERLGWTVRWPQQSGEPLTLTLADSNHA, encoded by the coding sequence TTGGCGTTCCTCGCCTTCGGGGTGGTGCTGTCGAGCTTGTTCGCCGCTGTGGCGTTGACCTCCATGGCCGACTTCGAACGCATCCTGATGACGGAGTTGCTGCAGGTCGAAACCAGCAACCTCATCGCGCACCTCCACACTCAACCAAGTACACCCCTGCCAGCCTCCCAGCGGATCTATGCGTATGTGAGTCGGGCGAGCGACCGCCATGATGTGCCCGCGGAAATGGCCGCCCTGCCACCGGGGACACACATACTGGATCGCGAAGGGGATCGGGAGACGTATGTCGCCGTCTCCGACGACGGCACCCAGCGGTTGTACTTCGTCATCGATCTGAGCGACATCGCCCAGCGCGAAACGTTTCTGCGTTGGTTGATGGCCGGTGTCATCCTCATAGGTACGCTGGTCTCCGGCGCGCTGGGCCTGCTCTTGGCCGGGCGGTTGATTGCACCGGTTCAGCGACTGGCGCAATGGGTCGAAGCATCGGCGCCGCCCCGCCGCGACGATCGCCTTCGCACCCACTTCGCCAATGACGAGGTCGGTGCGCTGGCGGTCGCCTTCGAGCACTACCAGGCACGCCTGGATGCGTTCCTGACGCGCGAACGGGAGTTTACCGCCGACACCAGCCATGAATTGCGTTCACCGCTGTCGGTGATCCAGGCCAGCGTCGATCTGCTCGCAGAAGACGCCACGGTAGGTCCTTCCGGTCAGCGCGCCATCCAGCGCGTGCGTCGACGTACCGCCGAATTGACGGATCTGCTCGATACGCTGCTTTACCTGGCCCGTCACGAGACGGAGGTGGCGATCGTTGCCGAACCCATTCCTGTGCGTGCCACATGGCAGCGCCTCGTCGACGCACAGACGATGCCTCCATCGACACCCGTGCAACTGCACGGCGATGCAAGCATCACCGTGTTGGCGCCCCAACGTGCTGTGACGTTGGTGTTTGGGCAATTGCTACGCCGAGCGGGCGAGCTCTCGGACGGGGCCGTGGTGTCCATAGTCATCGCATCCACGGGCATCGAGCTGAGCCCATGGCCGCAGGTTGGTGAGATGACGAACGCGAGGATTGACCAACGGCGGTCCGACAATGGCTTTGGGTTGAGCTTGATCAGTCGTCTTTGCGAACGGTTGGGATGGACGGTGCGATGGCCACAGCAGTCCGGTGAGCCGCTAACGCTCACCCTTGCGGACTCCAACCATGCATGA
- a CDS encoding efflux RND transporter permease subunit codes for MRQDAPGLLAAIVRFSLRFRGVVLVLAGILIVYGTLTLSRSKYDVFPEFAPPQVSIQTEAPGLAPEQVEVLATQPIENAINGLPGLQALRSQSIQGLSVITITFNPGSDIYRDRQNLGERLGALATQLPQGVQVPVMSPLTSSTSVVLDIGLTSDKRSLMELRTLSDWTLKPALLAVPGVAKVAVFGGDTKEYQVQIHPEQLLKYNLAVDDVLTAARRATGVRGAGFIDTSNQRIVLQSAGQALTVQEIAGTIVRHQAGGNVTLGDVAQVVVAPEPPIGASSIMGHPAVQLVISEQYGANTLEVTQSVEKALASMKPGLTAQGITLHADLFRPANFITTATGNIKSSLMIGGVLVVIVLMLFLYNLRTAAISLVAIPLSLLAAVTVLEYFGFSLNTMTLGGLAIAIGLLVDDAVIVVENIYRRLRENRHAEVPRAVFTVLLDASLEVRSAVVYATLAIALVFIPVLTMSGIAGRLFAPLGIAYVLATLASLLVAMTVTPALCYLLLANRPLPESEAPLVRWTKDRYRGMLLRVETSYRVVMTVVVVVTLMAVAALPFFGGSFLPELREGHFIVHMSAVPGTSLQESIRIGNHVTAALLKLPFVRSVSQNAGRAEKADDTWGTQYSEFNVDLKPLSGDAAEAAVSDIRKALAPFPGVNFAVKTFLTERVEETLSGFTAAVAVNIYGNDLDTLDAKAADVAKILAQLPGAADVQVQSPPGTPQLVVRLRKQALAHWGFDAVTVLDAIRTAYQGDQVGQVYDGNRVFNVSVILAPQQRGKVAEVGALPIRNAAGTYVPLKELADVYEDAGRYVVLHDGARRVQTVTANVSGGNVSAFVAAAQQQIAAKVALPPGSYVEFGGAAAAQSQSTHDLLINSLIAGVAIILLLFMVLGSTRSLLLVLVNLPFALVGGVLAVFATGGGLSIGSMVGFVTLFGITLRNSIMLLSHYDHLVNVEGMTWGPEAALRGAQERLSPILMTALVTALGLLPLAIGSGAPGREIEGPMALVILGGLVTSTALNLLVLPTLALRYGRFQRDTPGDTHPAEA; via the coding sequence ATGAGGCAGGACGCGCCGGGGCTGCTGGCGGCGATCGTCCGCTTCTCGTTGCGGTTTCGTGGTGTGGTGCTGGTGCTGGCGGGCATCCTGATTGTCTATGGCACGCTCACACTGTCGCGTAGCAAATACGACGTGTTTCCGGAATTCGCCCCGCCGCAGGTGTCGATTCAGACCGAAGCGCCAGGGTTGGCGCCCGAACAGGTGGAGGTGTTGGCGACCCAACCGATCGAGAACGCGATCAACGGCCTGCCGGGGCTGCAGGCGCTGCGATCGCAATCGATCCAGGGCTTGTCGGTGATCACCATCACCTTCAATCCGGGCAGCGACATCTATCGGGATCGGCAGAATCTCGGGGAGCGTCTCGGTGCGCTTGCCACCCAGTTGCCGCAAGGCGTGCAGGTGCCGGTGATGTCGCCGCTGACCTCCTCCACCAGTGTGGTGCTGGATATCGGCCTGACTTCCGACAAGCGATCGCTGATGGAGCTGCGCACGCTCTCCGACTGGACGCTGAAACCGGCGTTGCTGGCGGTACCGGGCGTCGCAAAGGTTGCGGTGTTCGGGGGCGATACCAAGGAATACCAGGTCCAGATCCACCCGGAGCAATTGCTCAAATACAATCTCGCGGTCGACGACGTCCTGACGGCGGCGCGTCGGGCCACGGGTGTGCGTGGTGCCGGGTTCATCGACACATCCAATCAGCGCATCGTCCTGCAGAGCGCCGGGCAAGCGCTCACCGTGCAGGAAATCGCCGGTACCATCGTGCGGCATCAGGCGGGTGGAAATGTCACCTTGGGTGACGTCGCGCAGGTGGTCGTTGCCCCGGAGCCGCCCATCGGGGCGTCCTCGATCATGGGCCATCCGGCCGTCCAGTTGGTGATTTCCGAGCAGTACGGTGCCAATACACTTGAGGTCACTCAGAGCGTCGAAAAAGCGCTGGCCAGTATGAAGCCGGGCCTGACCGCGCAGGGCATCACCTTGCATGCCGATCTATTTCGTCCCGCCAACTTCATCACGACGGCGACAGGCAACATCAAATCTTCGCTGATGATCGGCGGCGTGCTCGTCGTGATCGTGCTGATGCTGTTCCTGTACAACCTGCGTACGGCCGCGATCTCGCTGGTGGCGATCCCGTTGTCGTTGCTCGCCGCCGTGACGGTATTGGAATATTTCGGCTTCAGCCTCAACACCATGACCTTGGGCGGCCTGGCCATCGCCATCGGTTTGCTGGTGGACGATGCGGTGATCGTGGTGGAGAACATCTACCGCCGGCTGCGCGAGAATCGGCATGCCGAGGTACCCCGCGCCGTCTTCACGGTGCTGCTGGACGCTTCGCTGGAAGTGCGCAGCGCGGTGGTCTACGCGACGCTGGCGATCGCGTTGGTGTTCATTCCCGTGCTGACCATGTCAGGCATCGCAGGGCGCCTGTTCGCGCCCTTGGGCATTGCCTATGTATTGGCGACGCTGGCCTCGCTCCTGGTCGCCATGACGGTCACCCCCGCCTTGTGCTACTTGCTGCTGGCCAACCGCCCCTTGCCGGAAAGCGAAGCGCCGTTGGTGCGTTGGACCAAGGATCGTTATCGCGGCATGCTGTTGCGTGTGGAGACCAGCTATCGCGTGGTCATGACGGTGGTCGTAGTGGTGACGTTGATGGCGGTGGCGGCGCTGCCGTTCTTCGGAGGCAGCTTTCTGCCGGAATTGCGCGAAGGCCATTTCATCGTGCACATGTCGGCGGTGCCGGGGACCTCGCTGCAGGAGTCGATACGCATCGGCAACCATGTGACCGCCGCACTGCTGAAGCTGCCCTTCGTCCGTTCGGTGTCGCAAAATGCCGGGCGTGCCGAAAAGGCCGACGACACGTGGGGCACGCAATACAGCGAGTTCAACGTCGATCTCAAACCTCTCAGCGGTGATGCGGCAGAAGCGGCTGTCTCGGATATTCGCAAGGCGCTGGCACCATTTCCCGGCGTCAACTTCGCGGTCAAGACCTTCCTGACCGAGCGTGTCGAAGAAACCCTGTCGGGCTTTACCGCCGCCGTGGCGGTCAATATCTACGGCAACGATCTGGACACGCTCGACGCCAAGGCGGCGGACGTCGCGAAGATTCTGGCGCAGCTGCCCGGCGCGGCGGATGTCCAAGTGCAGTCACCGCCGGGTACGCCGCAGTTGGTCGTACGCTTGCGCAAGCAAGCGCTGGCGCATTGGGGATTCGATGCGGTGACGGTGCTCGACGCCATCCGCACCGCCTACCAAGGCGATCAGGTCGGCCAGGTCTACGACGGGAACCGCGTGTTCAATGTCTCGGTCATCCTCGCGCCCCAACAACGTGGCAAGGTGGCCGAAGTGGGTGCCTTGCCGATTCGCAACGCCGCCGGCACGTATGTCCCACTGAAAGAACTGGCCGACGTCTATGAGGATGCGGGGCGCTACGTCGTCTTGCATGATGGTGCCCGGCGCGTGCAGACCGTGACCGCCAACGTGAGCGGGGGCAACGTCTCGGCTTTTGTCGCCGCCGCCCAACAGCAGATTGCCGCCAAGGTCGCGCTGCCGCCCGGCAGCTACGTGGAGTTTGGCGGTGCGGCTGCGGCGCAGAGCCAGTCCACGCATGATCTGCTGATCAATTCGCTGATCGCCGGTGTTGCCATCATCTTGTTGTTGTTCATGGTGCTCGGCAGCACGCGCAGTTTGTTGCTGGTGCTGGTCAATCTGCCGTTCGCGCTGGTCGGTGGGGTACTGGCGGTGTTCGCCACCGGCGGCGGCCTTTCCATCGGCTCGATGGTGGGTTTCGTCACCTTGTTTGGCATTACCCTGCGCAACTCGATCATGCTCTTGTCGCACTACGATCATCTGGTCAATGTCGAAGGCATGACATGGGGACCGGAGGCTGCCCTGCGCGGTGCGCAAGAACGCCTGTCGCCCATCTTGATGACCGCGCTGGTCACGGCCTTGGGGCTGTTGCCGCTGGCGATCGGCAGTGGCGCTCCGGGTCGCGAGATCGAGGGGCCGATGGCGCTGGTCATTCTCGGCGGATTGGTCACCAGCACCGCGCTCAATCTGCTGGTGCTGCCCACGCTGGCCCTGCGTTACGGTCGTTTCCAGCGCGATACGCCGGGCGACACCCACCCCGCGGAGGCTTAG
- a CDS encoding response regulator transcription factor, translated as MRVLLVEDNRDLATTLWDYLELHGFAVDHAFDGMTGLRLALTGTHDLIVLDLGLPRLDGLEVCRQLRAAQHDVPVLMLTARETLDDKLRGFAEGADDYLVKPFAMKELVARLHALHRRVQPPLGAPLRVADLEYDAARFRVRRQGVSVSVSRAGLRLLEVLMRRSPLVVSHADLARALWGEAVGDANAMRTHLHALRQAIDKPFDKPLLHSVHGIGYRLADDDAP; from the coding sequence TTGCGTGTGCTGCTTGTCGAAGATAACCGTGACTTGGCAACCACTCTGTGGGATTACCTGGAGCTGCATGGCTTCGCGGTGGATCATGCTTTCGACGGTATGACCGGGCTGCGCTTGGCGTTGACGGGCACGCACGATCTGATCGTGCTGGATCTGGGGCTACCGCGGCTGGATGGTCTGGAGGTCTGCCGCCAGCTTCGCGCCGCCCAGCACGATGTGCCGGTGTTGATGCTGACCGCTCGCGAGACGCTGGACGACAAGCTGCGCGGTTTCGCCGAGGGTGCGGACGATTATCTGGTCAAACCGTTCGCCATGAAGGAACTGGTGGCGCGGCTGCATGCTCTGCATCGGCGCGTGCAGCCCCCCCTTGGCGCGCCCTTGCGGGTCGCCGATCTCGAATACGATGCCGCCCGTTTTCGGGTCAGGCGCCAAGGTGTTTCCGTCTCGGTATCCCGTGCAGGCCTGCGCTTGCTGGAGGTTTTGATGCGTCGTTCGCCGCTCGTGGTCAGCCACGCCGACCTGGCCCGGGCACTATGGGGCGAGGCAGTGGGCGACGCCAATGCCATGCGCACACACCTGCATGCCCTGCGCCAGGCCATCGACAAGCCGTTCGACAAGCCGCTGCTGCATAGCGTGCACGGGATCGGCTACCGTTTGGCGGATGACGATGCGCCTTAG
- a CDS encoding Tn3 family transposase, giving the protein MPVSYVTEGQRDNYGRYNGNPSSDELARYFHLDDADRTYIARKRGHANRLGIALQLTTLRYLGTFLDDPLDLPALVLSTVARQLDITDTDPSLDDYRTGELRWDHQRDICRQYGFVEITEPPIGFRLGRWLYALCWTGTERPSVLFERAMTWLLTHKVLLPGRSTLERFVARVKARVEEHLWRRLGTRLLDRQRERLEQLLIVPAGSRYSLLDQLRSGPTRVSGPALIQTLMRLREVRELGIDLPRVSHLPASRVMALARFAGAAKASAVSRLPDVRRLATLVAFVHCLEATAHDDAVEVLEMLLRDVFSTARKEDRKTRLRTLKDLDRAATLLADACQVVLDSTLPDKKLRKALFAKVPRDVLAQALQEVSNLVRPPDDVFYSELSERYRRIRRFLPFVLENLRFGASPAGEAVVAAYEWLRSHPGRFKADDDVPRDVIRKRWQRYAIRDDDSIDHRAYTFCVLDELHTSLRRRDVFVAPSWKYADPRAGLLSGNEWETARPIICRTLSLSPTPSSALVAITKELDETYRAVASRLPDNPAVRFEGENDLVVSSLDKLEEPASLLALRAAVNERLPRVDIEEVLLEIAARTGFTDAFTHLTERSARAAELPISLCAVLLAEASNTGFEPLVRADIAALKRSRLSWVDQNYLRNDTLVAANAILVAAQNRSILAHQWGGGDVASADGMRFVVPVRTVHAAANPKYFGRERGVTWYNLISDQFSGLNHITVPGTLRDSLILLGVVLEQPTELQPTQIMTDTGAYSDVVFGLFRLLGYRFCPRLADVGGTRFWRIDPEADYGDLNAVARQRVKLPLIEEQWDDILRLVGSLKLGRVPANGIMRTLQIGDRPTRLAQALAEFGRIEKTLHTLTYIDDEAKRRSTLTQLNRGEGRHSVARAIFHGKRGELRQRYQEGQEDQLGALGLVLNIVVLWNTIYMEAALDQLRQDGFPVRDEDVARLSPLSHDHINMHGRYSFAVPEAVARGELRPLRDPNDREGD; this is encoded by the coding sequence ATGCCGGTCAGCTACGTTACCGAGGGACAACGCGACAATTACGGCCGGTACAACGGCAACCCGTCCAGCGACGAACTGGCACGCTACTTCCATCTCGACGATGCAGATCGCACCTACATCGCGCGCAAGCGCGGTCATGCGAATCGTTTGGGCATCGCATTGCAGCTGACGACGCTGCGCTACTTGGGAACATTTCTGGACGATCCGCTGGATCTCCCTGCGCTGGTGTTATCCACCGTTGCCAGGCAGCTGGATATTACGGACACGGATCCCTCCCTCGACGACTACCGGACAGGTGAACTCCGGTGGGATCATCAGCGCGATATCTGTCGTCAATACGGCTTCGTCGAAATCACCGAACCGCCTATCGGCTTTCGATTGGGTCGCTGGCTGTACGCACTCTGCTGGACGGGAACGGAGCGGCCCAGCGTCCTGTTCGAGCGAGCCATGACATGGCTGTTGACGCACAAGGTACTGCTTCCCGGGCGCAGCACACTCGAACGATTTGTCGCTCGCGTGAAAGCCCGCGTCGAAGAGCATCTTTGGCGGCGTCTGGGAACCCGTCTCTTGGACAGGCAGCGCGAACGCCTCGAACAGTTGTTGATCGTGCCAGCCGGCAGCCGCTACTCGCTGCTGGATCAGCTGCGATCGGGCCCCACGCGCGTCAGCGGACCGGCACTCATTCAAACGCTGATGCGACTACGGGAGGTTCGTGAGCTCGGCATCGACCTGCCCAGGGTGTCACACCTTCCGGCCAGTCGCGTCATGGCACTGGCTCGCTTTGCGGGAGCCGCCAAAGCCAGCGCCGTGAGCCGCTTGCCCGACGTTCGCCGCCTTGCCACTCTCGTAGCGTTTGTGCATTGCCTGGAAGCCACCGCGCATGATGACGCCGTCGAAGTTCTTGAAATGCTGCTGCGGGATGTTTTTTCCACAGCGCGCAAGGAGGATCGGAAAACACGCTTGCGCACGCTGAAAGACCTGGATCGTGCGGCCACGCTGCTGGCCGATGCTTGCCAAGTGGTGCTGGACAGCACGCTCCCGGACAAGAAACTACGCAAAGCCTTGTTCGCCAAGGTGCCGCGCGACGTCCTCGCCCAGGCGCTCCAGGAAGTGAGCAACCTGGTACGACCGCCCGACGACGTGTTTTACAGCGAGCTGAGCGAACGCTATCGGCGCATCCGGCGCTTTCTCCCCTTTGTGCTGGAGAATCTGCGTTTCGGCGCGAGTCCCGCAGGCGAGGCTGTGGTCGCCGCCTATGAATGGCTTCGCTCGCATCCCGGGCGATTCAAGGCCGACGACGACGTCCCGCGTGATGTCATTCGCAAACGCTGGCAGCGCTACGCGATTCGCGACGACGACAGCATCGATCATCGGGCCTACACTTTCTGCGTGCTCGACGAATTGCATACGTCGTTACGCCGGCGCGACGTGTTCGTCGCCCCCAGTTGGAAGTATGCCGACCCGCGCGCAGGGCTGTTGAGCGGCAACGAATGGGAGACTGCGCGCCCCATCATCTGCCGCACGCTCAGCTTGTCTCCAACGCCCTCGTCGGCACTCGTCGCGATCACCAAAGAACTCGATGAGACCTACCGCGCGGTAGCGTCCCGACTTCCGGACAATCCTGCGGTGCGGTTCGAAGGCGAGAACGACCTGGTCGTCAGCTCCCTCGACAAGCTCGAAGAACCAGCGTCTTTGCTGGCCTTGCGCGCTGCGGTTAATGAGCGTTTGCCACGCGTGGACATTGAAGAGGTATTGCTGGAGATTGCGGCCCGTACCGGTTTCACCGATGCCTTCACCCATCTCACCGAGCGGTCTGCTCGTGCTGCGGAGCTTCCGATCAGCCTCTGTGCCGTATTGCTGGCTGAGGCGAGCAACACGGGCTTCGAACCCCTCGTTCGTGCCGACATCGCTGCACTGAAACGATCGCGTCTGTCGTGGGTCGACCAGAATTACCTCCGCAACGACACCCTGGTTGCGGCCAATGCCATCCTGGTGGCGGCTCAGAACCGGTCGATTCTGGCCCATCAGTGGGGTGGTGGCGACGTGGCGTCAGCCGACGGGATGCGTTTCGTCGTGCCCGTGCGCACTGTGCATGCGGCCGCCAATCCGAAGTATTTCGGTCGGGAACGCGGCGTGACCTGGTACAACCTGATCTCCGACCAGTTCAGCGGTCTCAACCACATCACCGTGCCGGGCACGCTGCGCGACAGCTTGATCTTGCTGGGCGTGGTGCTCGAACAGCCCACCGAATTGCAGCCGACGCAGATCATGACCGACACCGGCGCATACAGCGACGTGGTGTTCGGGTTGTTCAGGCTGCTGGGGTACCGGTTCTGTCCCCGATTGGCGGACGTCGGCGGCACGCGATTCTGGCGCATCGATCCCGAGGCCGACTACGGCGACCTCAATGCCGTTGCCCGCCAGCGGGTGAAACTGCCATTGATCGAGGAGCAGTGGGACGACATCCTGCGGCTGGTGGGCTCGCTGAAACTGGGTCGTGTACCAGCCAACGGCATCATGCGAACCTTGCAGATCGGCGACCGTCCAACCCGTCTGGCCCAGGCCTTGGCTGAGTTCGGACGGATTGAAAAAACCCTGCACACACTGACCTATATTGACGATGAGGCGAAGCGGCGTAGCACGTTGACCCAACTCAACCGTGGCGAGGGGCGTCACAGTGTGGCGCGCGCCATTTTTCACGGAAAACGCGGCGAACTCCGGCAACGCTATCAGGAGGGTCAGGAGGACCAGCTGGGCGCGCTGGGCCTGGTGCTCAACATCGTCGTCTTGTGGAACACCATCTACATGGAGGCGGCACTGGATCAGTTGCGTCAAGACGGTTTTCCCGTACGGGATGAGGACGTCGCACGGCTGTCGCCGCTCAGCCATGACCACATCAACATGCACGGCCGATATTCCTTTGCCGTGCCCGAGGCAGTGGCCCGCGGAGAACTACGCCCGCTACGAGATCCCAACGATAGGGAAGGCGATTGA
- a CDS encoding MFS transporter, whose amino-acid sequence MRSTVSKTIIVLGFVSFLNELSSQIVAPLIPLLLVTTLGAGPVAMGLVDGVADAVASGVRLWAGRRSDVRGRRRKIFVVMGYGLSSIARPLVGLALNWPVVMLLRSLDRVGKGVRGAPRDALVADATPAALRGHAYGINRALDYAGAVGGSLIAAAALLWISHRISVVIMLSAIPAALALVVLMTLVKDVPAKTIKPGTTPAPLRWRALTVPSRRFLTVFLLFAFASASESFILLRAHEIGMGNVQVLLLWAVLCAVQAGVAWRAGKVSDRFNKVTVVASTWLAYGVGLLLFAFVENILGLWIVVVVYALLSGIGEGAEKTLVSTLATEADRGTAFGWFTMISGLGAIPAGLMFGVIWQQSTAGIAFGVFGVLAIVSGVLLWVILPTQRAATI is encoded by the coding sequence ATGAGGTCAACCGTTTCCAAGACCATCATCGTGCTCGGCTTCGTGAGCTTCCTCAACGAACTGTCATCGCAGATCGTTGCGCCGCTGATTCCGCTGTTGCTGGTCACGACGTTGGGTGCGGGTCCGGTGGCGATGGGCCTGGTCGACGGCGTGGCGGACGCGGTCGCCAGCGGAGTTCGTCTTTGGGCCGGTCGTCGCTCGGATGTGCGTGGGCGCCGGCGCAAGATCTTCGTCGTCATGGGCTATGGTCTGTCGAGCATCGCGCGACCGCTCGTGGGACTCGCGCTCAACTGGCCGGTCGTGATGTTGCTGCGCAGTCTCGACCGCGTCGGCAAGGGGGTGCGTGGTGCCCCCCGCGATGCGTTGGTGGCCGATGCCACGCCGGCGGCATTGCGAGGGCATGCGTACGGCATCAATCGCGCCCTGGATTACGCCGGTGCGGTCGGCGGCAGCCTGATCGCTGCAGCGGCATTGCTGTGGATCAGCCATCGCATCAGCGTGGTCATCATGCTGTCGGCCATTCCCGCGGCCCTCGCGCTGGTGGTTTTGATGACTCTCGTCAAGGATGTGCCGGCGAAAACGATCAAGCCCGGAACGACGCCAGCGCCTTTGCGTTGGCGTGCGTTGACTGTTCCGTCGCGGCGCTTCCTGACCGTCTTCCTGCTTTTTGCCTTCGCCAGTGCGTCGGAGAGTTTCATTCTGTTACGTGCTCACGAAATCGGTATGGGTAACGTCCAGGTGCTCCTGCTTTGGGCCGTGTTGTGCGCCGTGCAAGCCGGGGTCGCCTGGCGTGCCGGGAAGGTTTCCGACCGTTTCAACAAAGTCACGGTCGTGGCCTCCACCTGGTTGGCCTACGGCGTGGGCTTGCTGCTGTTCGCGTTCGTGGAAAATATCCTGGGCCTGTGGATCGTCGTGGTCGTCTATGCCTTGCTCAGCGGCATCGGCGAAGGCGCGGAAAAAACGCTGGTCAGCACATTGGCGACGGAAGCGGACCGCGGCACCGCCTTCGGATGGTTCACGATGATTTCGGGGTTAGGAGCCATCCCTGCCGGGTTGATGTTCGGCGTCATTTGGCAGCAGTCCACCGCAGGCATCGCGTTCGGGGTGTTCGGCGTCCTGGCCATCGTGAGCGGGGTACTGTTGTGGGTGATCTTGCCGACACAGCGTGCGGCAACTATCTGA
- a CDS encoding multidrug transporter translates to MNKKSILAAILGAIVLALAVWGFLAGQKERATEAQREAPVKAPSRVSQVQDQTAVTLDTADQKQSGIVVVAQQAMAHRPMLQTFGTVLDVADLIALRNANVAAQTQVDKAEAALQASHAEYQRLQSLHRDERNISDKVLQAAAAVWHADQAAWRAAQAALTAAQQTASQQWGDVLAKAADANMPLFTRLVTRQQVLVQVVLPATTALAQPPAQARVQSVNGDFHAATLISPAPRTDPRLQGASFFYAVSAEGLLPGMAVTAYLPSGTSLQGTMIPGSAVVWWQGRSWIYSRNQPDRFVRHALPVDNPVDGGWFVAQGFARGEPIVATGAQLLLSEEQRSRIAVGEDGDKQ, encoded by the coding sequence ATGAACAAGAAATCCATTCTCGCGGCCATCCTGGGCGCCATCGTGCTGGCTCTGGCGGTCTGGGGATTCCTGGCTGGCCAGAAGGAGCGCGCCACGGAGGCCCAGCGCGAGGCTCCGGTGAAGGCGCCGTCGCGCGTGTCGCAGGTGCAGGATCAAACGGCGGTCACGCTGGATACGGCGGATCAGAAGCAGAGCGGGATCGTCGTGGTCGCGCAACAGGCCATGGCCCATCGTCCGATGCTGCAAACGTTCGGAACGGTGCTGGATGTAGCGGATCTGATCGCGTTGCGCAACGCCAACGTCGCCGCCCAAACCCAGGTGGACAAGGCCGAGGCGGCGCTGCAGGCTTCCCACGCCGAATACCAGCGACTGCAATCGTTGCATCGCGACGAACGCAATATTTCCGACAAGGTCTTGCAGGCGGCCGCCGCGGTATGGCATGCCGACCAAGCCGCTTGGCGGGCGGCGCAAGCCGCGCTGACCGCCGCGCAGCAGACCGCAAGCCAGCAATGGGGCGACGTCTTGGCCAAGGCGGCGGATGCGAATATGCCGCTGTTCACGCGTCTGGTCACTCGCCAGCAAGTCCTGGTCCAGGTGGTGTTGCCGGCGACCACCGCACTCGCCCAGCCCCCTGCCCAAGCGCGCGTGCAGAGCGTCAATGGTGACTTTCACGCCGCCACCTTGATCTCGCCCGCGCCACGCACCGATCCCCGTCTGCAGGGGGCCAGTTTCTTCTATGCCGTGTCGGCCGAAGGTCTCTTGCCGGGCATGGCGGTCACCGCGTATCTGCCCTCGGGCACGTCGTTACAAGGCACGATGATTCCCGGCTCGGCGGTTGTGTGGTGGCAGGGTCGATCGTGGATTTATAGCCGCAACCAGCCTGACCGTTTCGTGCGCCATGCGTTACCGGTCGACAACCCGGTGGACGGCGGCTGGTTCGTGGCCCAGGGGTTTGCTCGGGGCGAACCGATTGTGGCAACGGGCGCGCAATTGTTGCTCTCGGAAGAGCAGCGGTCACGCATTGCCGTAGGTGAAGACGGAGACAAGCAATGA